In Gordonia phthalatica, one genomic interval encodes:
- a CDS encoding suppressor of fused domain protein has protein sequence MSSSSGSVTDRVIAHVSGIVGSEPQKASVTFLGVEPVDVLRFVRGDEVIFATVGCSRHPMHDPTDLVADPVRGPRAEVTMTMRATTGLQGLHKSLAMLAAAPAVEGLILDVDSLVDLQQPLWAGAICSAFLLTADDRFADLPLDVPADPVRFLRAVPITANEAAWVRLKGADELRAAWAEAGVDVTDPTRAAVTPG, from the coding sequence GTGAGTTCGTCTTCGGGATCGGTCACCGATCGGGTCATCGCGCACGTGTCAGGGATCGTCGGATCGGAGCCGCAGAAGGCCTCGGTGACCTTCCTCGGCGTCGAACCGGTCGACGTCCTCCGCTTCGTCCGCGGCGACGAGGTGATCTTCGCGACCGTCGGCTGCTCCCGGCACCCCATGCATGACCCGACCGACCTCGTCGCCGACCCGGTCCGCGGGCCGCGCGCCGAGGTGACGATGACGATGCGCGCGACCACCGGGCTGCAGGGCCTGCACAAGTCGCTCGCGATGCTGGCCGCCGCGCCGGCCGTCGAAGGGCTGATCCTCGACGTCGACTCGCTCGTGGACCTGCAGCAGCCGCTCTGGGCGGGCGCCATCTGCTCGGCGTTCCTGCTCACCGCGGACGACCGCTTCGCCGACCTGCCGCTCGACGTCCCCGCGGACCCCGTCCGCTTCCTGCGCGCCGTTCCGATCACCGCGAACGAGGCGGCGTGGGTGCGGCTCAAGGGCGCCGACGAGCTCCGTGCCGCCTGGGCCGAGGCCGGCGTCGACGTGACAGACCCGACGCGCGCGGCGGTTACGCCGGGGTGA
- a CDS encoding type IV toxin-antitoxin system AbiEi family antitoxin domain-containing protein encodes MGDIDIALALLAQLIKDQSGVITRQQVFECGLDSAFVRQRLRSGLWVPVYPGVYLTHTGEPTWLQRAWCAVLDAAPAVLSHSSALRAAERRDCSGHDDEAIHITVAAGRRVSRRPGVVVHHRALSPGLIHDNMRPPRIRLEEALLDIARTICAPSPASRTRFRRG; translated from the coding sequence ATGGGGGACATCGACATCGCATTAGCGCTCCTGGCACAGCTCATCAAGGATCAGTCCGGCGTCATCACGCGACAACAGGTCTTCGAATGCGGACTCGATTCCGCATTCGTCCGCCAGCGCTTGCGATCCGGCCTGTGGGTGCCGGTGTATCCAGGGGTCTATCTCACGCATACCGGCGAACCGACCTGGCTGCAGCGCGCGTGGTGCGCAGTGCTCGACGCGGCGCCCGCCGTCCTGAGTCACAGTTCGGCGCTGCGTGCTGCCGAACGCAGGGACTGCTCGGGCCACGACGACGAGGCGATCCACATCACCGTTGCGGCCGGTCGACGCGTGTCACGTCGGCCAGGCGTCGTCGTTCACCATCGTGCGTTGTCACCCGGCCTGATCCACGACAACATGCGGCCTCCCCGCATCCGCCTCGAAGAGGCCCTTCTCGACATCGCCCGAACGATCTGCGCGCCGTCGCCTGCCTCGCGGACGCGGTTCAGGCGCGGCTGA